A single Vigna radiata var. radiata cultivar VC1973A chromosome 8, Vradiata_ver6, whole genome shotgun sequence DNA region contains:
- the LOC106770723 gene encoding B3 domain-containing transcription factor VRN1 isoform X3 — protein sequence MSSGDDSAIHFFKKIDEDTLRNGDLRIPRSFVSKYWQDISNPLNLLLPKGAEWEVKWRKVGADIWLIDKWKKFSEFYSLDENYILMFKYVGMSLFEVVILRQTGLEIMYPLKEATLDNAENGNGHSPLHFKKTKSSLPRCRFLKKVKTNCRNPPNISEDVANRSGPSRSIKEELIEQHANGFHSTKFQKRGTKRKPSECSFSTRSDTAMERAESFRSENPFFIRKMQRSYIQRDMMVLPNSFITEDEEDEHDGVTLWTSESRPWHVEFYRNNTSNQINFTIGWKDFVKDNNLRLGDVCVFEKIKKSGISFKVIIFRDREESSSPRFSDHSIPECKERKLENHFSVCIKPKDFNSVNLPRNFLKNHGICDSNAVILEVGKKSWNVKLDSHFRFTTGWGQFIRMCHVKPGDVCRFELIDKKNTKIVFQVTIVICIK from the exons ATGTCTTCTGGTGATGATAGTGCCATTCACTTCTTCAAGAAAATTGATGAAGACACACTTCGAAACGGGGATCTG AGAATACCTCGGAGTTTTGTGAGTAAATACTGGCAAGATATATCAAATCCACTGAATCTTCTTCTTCCCAAAG GTGCTGAATGGGAAGTGAAGTGGAGAAAAGTTGGTGCTGACATTTGGTTAATTGATAAATGGAAGAAATTTTCAGAATTTTATTCTCTGGATGAAAATTATATCTTGATGTTCAAATATGTGGGTATGTCTCTGTTTGAAGTAGTGATACTTCGTCAAACTGGCTTGGAAATTATGTACCCTTTAAAGGAAGCGACTTTAGATAATGCAGAGAATGGTAATGGTCATTCTCCATTACACTTCAAGAAGACAAAATCTTCTTTACCACGTTGTCGTTTTCTCAAGAAGGTGAAAACCAACTGTAGAAACCCACCTAATATCTCTGAAGATGTTGCAAATAGAAGTGGTCCATCTCGTAGTATCAAGGAGGAGTTAATTGAACAACATGCAAATGGTTTTCATAgtacaaaattccaaaaaagaG GTACAAAAAGAAAACCATCTGAGTGTAGTTTTTCAACTAGAAGTGACACTGCTATGGAGAGAGCTGAATCTTTCCGCTCTGAGAATCCCTTCTTCATTCGTAAAATGCAACGATCATATATTCAAAGAGATATGATG GTGTTGCCTAATAGTTTCATaacagaagatgaagaagatgagcaTGACGGTGTTACTCTTTGGACATCTGAAAGCAGACCTTGGCATGTTGAATTTTATCGGAATAATACTAGTAAccaaataaattttactattgGATGGAAGGATTTTGTAAAGGATAATAACTTGCGACTAGGGGATGTATGTGTTTTTGAGAAAATCAAGAAATCGGGAATTTCATtcaaagttataatttttagagACAGAGAAGAATCAAGTTCTCCTAGGTTTTCAG atCATTCAATCCCTGAATGCAAAGAAAGGAAGTTAGAGAATCACTTCAGTGTCTGCATCAAACCTAAGGATTTCAATTCTGTG AATCTTCCAAggaatttcttaaaaaatcatGGTATTTGTGATTCAAATGCAGTGATCCTGGAAGTTGGGAAGAAATCATGGAATGTGAAGCTAGACTCTCACTTTAGATTCACTACTGGTTGGGGTCAATTTATTAGAATGTGTCATGTGAAGCCTGGAGATGTTTGTCGATTCGAGTTGATTGATAAAAAGAATACGAAGATTGTGTTTCAAGTTACCATTGTAATATGTATCAAGTga
- the LOC106770722 gene encoding B3 domain-containing protein REM9: MERAESFRSENPFFIRKMQPSYIESRIMVPISFITEDEEDEHDRVTLWTSESRPWLVDFYRNNSSWQINLTTGWKNFVEDNNLRLGDVCVFEKIKKSGISFRVIIFRDREESSSPRFSDHSIPECKERELENHFSVCLKPKDLYYVLNLPRNFLKNHGIGDSNVILEVGKKSWDVKLDSYSRFTTGWAQFIRDCQLKPGDVCRFELMDKKKIVFEVTFVTCIK; encoded by the exons ATGGAGAGAGCTGAGTCTTTCCGCTCCGAGAATCCTTTCTTCATTCGTAAAATGCAACCATCATATATTGAAAGTCGTATAATGGTGCCGATTAGTTTCATaacagaagatgaagaagatgagcaTGACCGTGTTACTCTTTGGACATCTGAAAGCAGACCTTGGCTTGTTGATTTTTATAGGAATAATAGCAGTTGGCAAATAAATCTTACTACTGGATGGAAAAATTTTGTAGAGGATAATAACTTGCGACTAGGGGATGTATGTGTTTTTGAGAAAATCAAGAAATCGGGAATTTCATTCAGAGTTATAATTTTTAGAGACAGAGAAGAATCAAGTTCTCCTAGGTTTTCAG ATCATTCAATTCCTGAATGCAAAGAAAGGGAGTTAGAGAATCACTTCAGTGTCTGCCTCAAACCTAAGGATTTATATTATGTGCTG AATCTTCCAAggaatttcttaaaaaatcatGGTATTGGTGATTCAAATGTGATCCTGGAAGTTGGGAAGAAATCATGGGATGTGAAGCTAGACTCTTACAGTAGATTCACCACTGGTTGGGCTCAATTTATTAGAGACTGTCAATTGAAGCCTGGAGATGTTTGTCGATTCGAGTTGATGGATAAGAAGAAGATTGTTTTTGAAGTTACCTTTGTAACATGCATCAAGTGA
- the LOC106770723 gene encoding B3 domain-containing transcription factor VRN1 isoform X2 has product MSSGDGSVIHFFKKIDADTIRNGDLRIPRSFVSKYWQDISNPLHLLLPKGAEWEVKWRKVGADIWLIDKWKKFSEFYSLDENYILMFKYVGMSLFEVVILRQTGLEIMYPLKEATLDNAENGNGHSPLHFKKTKSSLPRCRFLKKVKTNCRNPPNISEDVANRSGPSRSIKEELIEQHANGFHSTKFQKRGTKRKPSECSFSTRSDTAMERAESFRSENPFFIRKMQRSYIQRDMMVLPNSFITEDEEDEHDGVTLWTSESRPWHVEFYRNNTSNQINFTIGWKDFVKDNNLRLGDVCVFEKIKKSGISFKVIIFRDREESSSPRFSDHSIPECKERKLENHFSVCIKPKDFNSVNLPRNFLKNHGICDSNAVILEVGKKSWNVKLDSHFRFTTGWGQFIRMCHVKPGDVCRFELIDKKNTKIVFQVTIVICIK; this is encoded by the exons ATGTCTTCTGGTGATGGTAGTGTCATTCACTTCTTCAAGAAAATTGATGCAGACACAATTCGAAACGGGGATCTG AGAATACCTCGGAGTTTTGTGAGTAAATACTGGCAAGATATATCAAATCCACTGCATCTTCTTCTTCCCAAAGGTGCTGAATGGGAAGTGAAGTGGAGAAAAGTTGGTGCTGACATTTGGTTAATTGATAAATGGAAGAAATTTTCAGAATTTTATTCTCTGGATGAAAATTATATCTTGATGTTCAAATATGTGGGTATGTCTCTGTTTGAAGTAGTGATACTTCGTCAAACTGGCTTGGAAATTATGTACCCTTTAAAGGAAGCGACTTTAGATAATGCAGAGAATGGTAATGGTCATTCTCCATTACACTTCAAGAAGACAAAATCTTCTTTACCACGTTGTCGTTTTCTCAAGAAGGTGAAAACCAACTGTAGAAACCCACCTAATATCTCTGAAGATGTTGCAAATAGAAGTGGTCCATCTCGTAGTATCAAGGAGGAGTTAATTGAACAACATGCAAATGGTTTTCATAgtacaaaattccaaaaaagaG GTACAAAAAGAAAACCATCTGAGTGTAGTTTTTCAACTAGAAGTGACACTGCTATGGAGAGAGCTGAATCTTTCCGCTCTGAGAATCCCTTCTTCATTCGTAAAATGCAACGATCATATATTCAAAGAGATATGATG GTGTTGCCTAATAGTTTCATaacagaagatgaagaagatgagcaTGACGGTGTTACTCTTTGGACATCTGAAAGCAGACCTTGGCATGTTGAATTTTATCGGAATAATACTAGTAAccaaataaattttactattgGATGGAAGGATTTTGTAAAGGATAATAACTTGCGACTAGGGGATGTATGTGTTTTTGAGAAAATCAAGAAATCGGGAATTTCATtcaaagttataatttttagagACAGAGAAGAATCAAGTTCTCCTAGGTTTTCAG atCATTCAATCCCTGAATGCAAAGAAAGGAAGTTAGAGAATCACTTCAGTGTCTGCATCAAACCTAAGGATTTCAATTCTGTG AATCTTCCAAggaatttcttaaaaaatcatGGTATTTGTGATTCAAATGCAGTGATCCTGGAAGTTGGGAAGAAATCATGGAATGTGAAGCTAGACTCTCACTTTAGATTCACTACTGGTTGGGGTCAATTTATTAGAATGTGTCATGTGAAGCCTGGAGATGTTTGTCGATTCGAGTTGATTGATAAAAAGAATACGAAGATTGTGTTTCAAGTTACCATTGTAATATGTATCAAGTga
- the LOC106770723 gene encoding B3 domain-containing transcription factor VRN1 isoform X1, with protein sequence MSSGDGNVIHFFKKIDEDALRNGDLRIPRSFVSKYWQDISNPLHLLLPKGAEWEVKWRKVGADIWLIDKWKKFSEFYSLDENYILMFKYVGMSLFEVVILRQTGLEIMYPLKEATLDNAENGNGHSPLHFKKTKSSLPRCRFLKKVKTNCRNPPNISEDVANRSGPSRSIKEELIEQHANGFHSTKFQKRGTKRKPSECSFSTRSDTAMERAESFRSENPFFIRKMQRSYIQRDMMVLPNSFITEDEEDEHDGVTLWTSESRPWHVEFYRNNTSNQINFTIGWKDFVKDNNLRLGDVCVFEKIKKSGISFKVIIFRDREESSSPRFSDHSIPECKERKLENHFSVCIKPKDFNSVNLPRNFLKNHGICDSNAVILEVGKKSWNVKLDSHFRFTTGWGQFIRMCHVKPGDVCRFELIDKKNTKIVFQVTIVICIK encoded by the exons ATGTCTTCTGGTGATGGTAATGTCATTCACTTCTTCAAGAAAATTGATGAAGATGCACTTCGAAACGGGGATCTG AGAATACCTCGGAGTTTTGTGAGTAAATACTGGCAAGATATATCAAATCCACTGCATCTTCTTCTTCCCAAAGGTGCTGAATGGGAAGTGAAGTGGAGAAAAGTTGGTGCTGACATTTGGTTAATTGATAAATGGAAGAAATTTTCAGAATTTTATTCTCTGGATGAAAATTATATCTTGATGTTCAAATATGTGGGTATGTCTCTGTTTGAAGTAGTGATACTTCGTCAAACTGGCTTGGAAATTATGTACCCTTTAAAGGAAGCGACTTTAGATAATGCAGAGAATGGTAATGGTCATTCTCCATTACACTTCAAGAAGACAAAATCTTCTTTACCACGTTGTCGTTTTCTCAAGAAGGTGAAAACCAACTGTAGAAACCCACCTAATATCTCTGAAGATGTTGCAAATAGAAGTGGTCCATCTCGTAGTATCAAGGAGGAGTTAATTGAACAACATGCAAATGGTTTTCATAgtacaaaattccaaaaaagaG GTACAAAAAGAAAACCATCTGAGTGTAGTTTTTCAACTAGAAGTGACACTGCTATGGAGAGAGCTGAATCTTTCCGCTCTGAGAATCCCTTCTTCATTCGTAAAATGCAACGATCATATATTCAAAGAGATATGATG GTGTTGCCTAATAGTTTCATaacagaagatgaagaagatgagcaTGACGGTGTTACTCTTTGGACATCTGAAAGCAGACCTTGGCATGTTGAATTTTATCGGAATAATACTAGTAAccaaataaattttactattgGATGGAAGGATTTTGTAAAGGATAATAACTTGCGACTAGGGGATGTATGTGTTTTTGAGAAAATCAAGAAATCGGGAATTTCATtcaaagttataatttttagagACAGAGAAGAATCAAGTTCTCCTAGGTTTTCAG atCATTCAATCCCTGAATGCAAAGAAAGGAAGTTAGAGAATCACTTCAGTGTCTGCATCAAACCTAAGGATTTCAATTCTGTG AATCTTCCAAggaatttcttaaaaaatcatGGTATTTGTGATTCAAATGCAGTGATCCTGGAAGTTGGGAAGAAATCATGGAATGTGAAGCTAGACTCTCACTTTAGATTCACTACTGGTTGGGGTCAATTTATTAGAATGTGTCATGTGAAGCCTGGAGATGTTTGTCGATTCGAGTTGATTGATAAAAAGAATACGAAGATTGTGTTTCAAGTTACCATTGTAATATGTATCAAGTga
- the LOC106772623 gene encoding glycerate dehydrogenase: MAKPVSIEVWNPNGKYRVISTKSMPGTRWINLLIQNDCRLEICTEKKTILSVEDIIALIGDKCDGVIGQLTEDWGEELFSALSRAGGKAFSNMAVGYNNVNVDAANKYGVAVGNTPGVLTETTAELAASLSLAAARRIVEADEFMRAGLYDGWLPHLFVGNLLKGQTVGVIGAGRIGSAYARMMVEGFKMNLIYFDLYQSTRLEKFVTAYGAFLKASGETPVTWKRASSMDEVLQEADIISLHPVLDKTTYHLVNKERLAKMKKEAILINCSRGPVIDEAALVEHLKENPLFRVGLDVFEDEPYMKPGLADLKNAIVVPHIASASKWTREGMATLAALNVLGKIKGYPVWFDANRVEPFLNENAQPPAACPSIVNAKALGLPTSKL; the protein is encoded by the exons ATGGCCAAGCCAGTGTCCATTGAGGTATGGAATCCAAATGGCAAATACAGAGTTATCAGCACAAAATCAATGCCTGGAACACGTTGGATTAATCTTCTCATTCAGAATGATTGTCGCCTTGAA ATATGTACCGAGAAGAAAACGATACTGTCAGTTGAAGACATCATTGCTTTGATTGGTGATAAGTGCGATGGAGTTATAGGACAG TTGACCGAAGACTGGGGAGAAGAGTTGTTCTCTGCTTTGAGCAGAGCTGGAGGTAAAGCTTTCAGTAACATGGCTGTTGGTTATAACAATGTGAATGTTGATGCTGCAAACAAGTATGGTGTTGCTGTTGGAAACACTCCT GGTGTGCTCACTGAGACAACAGCAGAGTTGGCAGCTTCGCTGTCTTTGGCAGCTGCTAGAAGGATAGTTGAGGCAGATGAATTCATGAGGGCAGGACTATATGATGGATGGCTTCCTCATtt ATTTGTTGGAAACTTGCTCAAGGGACAAACTGTTGGTGTAATTGGAGCTGGTCGTATTGGATCTGCTTATGCAAGAATGATG GTTGAAGGGTTCAAGATGAACCTAATCTACTTTGATCTCTACCAGTCCACACGACTAGAAAAGTTTGTCACAG CTTATGGTGCATTCTTGAAAGCAAGTGGTGAAACCCCAGTGACATGGAAAAGGGCATCATCCATGGATGAGGTCCTCCAGGAGGCGGATATA ATTAGTCTCCATCCTGTGTTGGATAAAACCACTTATCATCTAGTCAACAAGGAAAGACTTGCTAAGATGAAGAAG GAAGCAATTCTTATAAATTGCAGTAGAGGGCCTGTTATTGATGAAGCTGCACTAGTGGAGCATTTAAAAGAGAATCCACTGTTTCGAGTAGGACTTGATGTGTTTGAG GACGAGCCCTACATGAAACCTGGTCTTGCAGATTTGAAGAATGCCATTGTGGTACCCCACATTGCATCTGCCTCCAAG TGGACCCGTGAGGGAATGGCAACACTAGCAGCTCTAAACGTTCTG GGTAAGATTAAAGGGTACCCAGTATGGTTTGATGCCAATAGGGTGGAACCATTCCTCAATGAGAATGCCCAGCCACCAGCTGCATGCCCAAGCATTGTCAATGCAAAAGCTCTGG gtttgCCAACTTCAAAGCTATAA
- the LOC106770835 gene encoding pre-mRNA-splicing factor syf2: MSGERAVHPDCRNASNPFHECSDYCFRVIAEAKIRSQQRQSEVGQASGGSDSKQDIPNESHADEEIHDDGPNFEENTDSDPDQPPEQEAEQIETDYTKLSGRQKKWMELRAKMQEAKKRNQIEIAAEKKRMEAPTESRGVSKQKWLEDRKKKIGKLLDANGLDMTNAYMLDTQEAAEVKYKKWEKDPAPFGWDVFNQKSLYNAYKKRTKNVEVDVEEYNRMKEADPEFYRDASSLQYGKAPKISEEKVDRMVQELKDREEKRKSFSRRRRFHEEKDIDSINDRNEHFNKKIERAFGKYTLEIKNNLERGTALPD; encoded by the exons ATGTCGGGGGAACGAGCAGTGCATCCCGATTGCCGGAATGCTAGTAACCCTTTTCATGAATGCAGTGATTACTGTTTTAGAGTGATAGCCGAAGCCAAAATTAGGTCGCAACAACGACAATCTG AAGTTGGGCAAGCTAGTGGTGGAAGTGACTCTAAGCAAGACATCCCAAACGAGTCACACGCGGATGAGGAAATACATGATGACGGACCCAATTTTGAAGAAAACACTGACAGTGACCCTGACCAGCCTCCTGAACAGGAAGCTGAGCAAATAGAGACTGACTACACAAAACTTTCTGGGAGACAGAAAAAGTGGATGGAATTGAGAGCCAAAATG CAAGAAGCAAAAAAACGTAATCAAATTGAAATAGCTGCTGAAAAAAAGAGGATGGAAGCTCCAACCGAATCTAGGGGTGTTTCAAAACAGAAATGGCTTGAGgataggaagaaaaagattGGAAAACTTCTTGATGCAAATGGACTGGATATGACAAACGCATATATGCTTGACACACAGGAAGCAGCAGAAGTAAAATACAAGAAATGGGAGAAGGATCCTGCTCCATTCGGATGGGATG TATTCAATCAGAAGTCATTATACAATGCATACAAAAAGCGGACAAAGAATGTTGAAGTCGATGTAGAAGAATATAATAGAATGAAAGAGGCTGATCCGGAGTTCTACCGAGATGCTTCGAGTCTCCAGTACGGAAAG GCACCAAAAATCTCAGAGGAGAAGGTTGACAGAATGGTACAGGAGCTCAAGGATAGGGAAGAGAAGCGCAAGTCATTTAGCAGGAGAAGAAGGTTTCACGAAGAGAAGGATATCGACTCAATCAATGACCGTAATGAGCATTTCAACAAGAAAATCGAGCGAGCCTTTGGGAAATACACGTTGgagattaaaaataatcttgAGCGAGGAACTGCATTACCTGACTAA
- the LOC106769906 gene encoding uncharacterized protein LOC106769906 isoform X2, with the protein MAQTGRVIQNCVYAPNPYHECTEACLQRIKETKPGKSTKNKKSSDYRRSVTDGELGKKMNDGKRRPSSGCPKASNPYHVCDDNCQKRMSGADPGTMSLNFDRKKKVGPKPELPVLDSIPPSKIGAIYLSDASSPLSSYSEQTKGDSKRNELIPVSGEIHVLDVMTTNNKVQPKQNGDKNASQKVVPITSVYEMGGITKPDGGSMKFCFSGALHDNEDSDGEETESVVSEARVPVGKYHVKESFAPILRSIFEKYGDIGASCHLESVVMRSYYVECVCFVVQELQSTPIMELTKSKIKELLAIIKDVESAQLRVAWLRSIVDEIADSMELIDEHQVAEMAKANSDREVETLNKELESNLESLSQKEQEVTDIKTRIEEIRKRLSELQLRSSDLDKNIMLLRSKVDHLDSKSFLDGLV; encoded by the exons ATGGCTCAGACCGGAAGAGTTATACAAAACTGTGTTTATGCTCCTAATCCCTACCATGAATGCACCGAGGCTTGCTTGCAAAGGATCAAGGAAACCAAGCCTGGCAAGTCAACTAAGAATAAAAAGAGTTCTG atTATCGCAGAAGTGTTACAGATGGTGAACTTGGGAAAAAGATGAATGACGGAAAACGCAGGCCCTCCTCAGGTTGCCCTAAAGCATCTAACCCATACCATGTCTGTGATGACAACTGCCAGAAAAGAATGTCTGGGGCTGATCCAG GTACCATGTCATTGAACTTTGACAGGAAAAAGAAGGTTGGTCCTAAGCCAGAACTCCCCGTTCTTGACAGCATTCCGCCCTCAAAAATTGGAGCTATTTATCTCTCCGATGCTTCATCGCCATTATCGAGTTATTCTGAACAGACAAAAGGGGATTCAAAAAGAAACGAGCTAATACCGGTTTCTGGAGAAATACATGTCCTTGATGTCATG ACTACCAACAACAAGGTCCAACCAAAGCAGAATGGGGACAAAAATGCTTCACAAAAAGTCGTTCCAATCACCTCTGTTTATGAGATGGGAGGTATCACTAAACCAGATGGTGGGTCCATGAAGTTTTGCTTCTCTGGTGCTCTCCATGACAACGAAGACAGTGACGGCGAGGAGACCGAGTCGGTGGTTTCCGAGGCACGTGTCCCTGTCGGAAAATACCATGTGAAAGAAAGCTTTGCTCCCATCCTGAGATCCATCTTTGAAAAGTATGGTGATATAGGAGCTAGCTGCCACTTAGAATCAGTTGTGATGCGGTCATATTACGTGGAGTGTGTGTGCTTTGTGGTCCAAGAGCTACAATCTACACCAATTATGGAGTTGACAAAGTCTAAAATAAAGGAATTGTTGGCCATTATTAAGGATGTAGAATCTGCACAGCTTCGTGTGGCCTGGTTGCGAAGCATAGTTGATGAAATTGCTGACAGCATGGAACTGATCGATGAGCACCAAGTAGCAGAAATGGCAAAGGCTAACTCTGACCGTGAAGTGGAAACACTGAACAAAGAGCTAGAATCAAACCTTGAAAGTTTATCCCAGAAAGAACAAGAGGTAACGGATATCAAAACAAGGATTGAAGAGATCAGAAAGCGATTAAGCGAGCTTCAGCTCAGGTCTTCTGATTTGGACAAGAACATCATGTTACTGAGGTCCAAGGTTGATCATTTAGATAGCAAATCTTTTCTAGATGGACTAGTGTAA
- the LOC106769906 gene encoding uncharacterized protein LOC106769906 isoform X1, which yields MGVSFCFTVRSVDTKGEAGDTQKEMAQTGRVIQNCVYAPNPYHECTEACLQRIKETKPGKSTKNKKSSDYRRSVTDGELGKKMNDGKRRPSSGCPKASNPYHVCDDNCQKRMSGADPGTMSLNFDRKKKVGPKPELPVLDSIPPSKIGAIYLSDASSPLSSYSEQTKGDSKRNELIPVSGEIHVLDVMTTNNKVQPKQNGDKNASQKVVPITSVYEMGGITKPDGGSMKFCFSGALHDNEDSDGEETESVVSEARVPVGKYHVKESFAPILRSIFEKYGDIGASCHLESVVMRSYYVECVCFVVQELQSTPIMELTKSKIKELLAIIKDVESAQLRVAWLRSIVDEIADSMELIDEHQVAEMAKANSDREVETLNKELESNLESLSQKEQEVTDIKTRIEEIRKRLSELQLRSSDLDKNIMLLRSKVDHLDSKSFLDGLV from the exons atggGTGTCTCCTTCTGCT TCACAGTACGATCGGTTGATACGAAAGGTGAGGCAGGGGACACTCAGAAAGAGATGGCTCAGACCGGAAGAGTTATACAAAACTGTGTTTATGCTCCTAATCCCTACCATGAATGCACCGAGGCTTGCTTGCAAAGGATCAAGGAAACCAAGCCTGGCAAGTCAACTAAGAATAAAAAGAGTTCTG atTATCGCAGAAGTGTTACAGATGGTGAACTTGGGAAAAAGATGAATGACGGAAAACGCAGGCCCTCCTCAGGTTGCCCTAAAGCATCTAACCCATACCATGTCTGTGATGACAACTGCCAGAAAAGAATGTCTGGGGCTGATCCAG GTACCATGTCATTGAACTTTGACAGGAAAAAGAAGGTTGGTCCTAAGCCAGAACTCCCCGTTCTTGACAGCATTCCGCCCTCAAAAATTGGAGCTATTTATCTCTCCGATGCTTCATCGCCATTATCGAGTTATTCTGAACAGACAAAAGGGGATTCAAAAAGAAACGAGCTAATACCGGTTTCTGGAGAAATACATGTCCTTGATGTCATG ACTACCAACAACAAGGTCCAACCAAAGCAGAATGGGGACAAAAATGCTTCACAAAAAGTCGTTCCAATCACCTCTGTTTATGAGATGGGAGGTATCACTAAACCAGATGGTGGGTCCATGAAGTTTTGCTTCTCTGGTGCTCTCCATGACAACGAAGACAGTGACGGCGAGGAGACCGAGTCGGTGGTTTCCGAGGCACGTGTCCCTGTCGGAAAATACCATGTGAAAGAAAGCTTTGCTCCCATCCTGAGATCCATCTTTGAAAAGTATGGTGATATAGGAGCTAGCTGCCACTTAGAATCAGTTGTGATGCGGTCATATTACGTGGAGTGTGTGTGCTTTGTGGTCCAAGAGCTACAATCTACACCAATTATGGAGTTGACAAAGTCTAAAATAAAGGAATTGTTGGCCATTATTAAGGATGTAGAATCTGCACAGCTTCGTGTGGCCTGGTTGCGAAGCATAGTTGATGAAATTGCTGACAGCATGGAACTGATCGATGAGCACCAAGTAGCAGAAATGGCAAAGGCTAACTCTGACCGTGAAGTGGAAACACTGAACAAAGAGCTAGAATCAAACCTTGAAAGTTTATCCCAGAAAGAACAAGAGGTAACGGATATCAAAACAAGGATTGAAGAGATCAGAAAGCGATTAAGCGAGCTTCAGCTCAGGTCTTCTGATTTGGACAAGAACATCATGTTACTGAGGTCCAAGGTTGATCATTTAGATAGCAAATCTTTTCTAGATGGACTAGTGTAA